Genomic window (Gemmatimonas sp.):
GCGGTGCTAACGGCACACGGCAAAGGGTGGTACATGGACATCCATGGTCATGGTCATGCCGTGCAGCGACTCGAACTCGGCTACCTCGTGACCGGTACGCAGCTCGACGGCACCGACGCTGCCCTCGATGCGTCGAGCGCACTCGAGAACAGCGCCAGTATTCTCACGCTGTCGCAGTCGTCGCCGCTGCCGTTCTCCGCCCTTTTGCGTGGCCCCACCAGCCTCGGTTCACTCTACGCCGGCCTCGGATTTCCGGCGGTGCCGAGCAGCAGCGATCCGCGGCCGAACGGGGCCGAATACTTCAATGGCGGCGACAACACCCGCCGGCACTCGTGCGGCAGTGCCGCCGGGCCACTCGGCGGCACCACCGGTGGGTTGATCTGCGGCGTGCAGATCGAAGCCAACTTCGTGGGTGTGCGCGACAACGCCGCGAATCGCGAACGCTTTGCCGATGTCACGGCGCAGGTGCTGGAGCAATACCTGCGGGTGCACTGGGGGTTGCTGCTGGCGCCGTGACCGGCTGGCGCGCTTCGGATGGCGCCGTGGTGGCGACTGGCGCCGGAGGTTCACGCGAAGGGCGCGAAGGGCCGCGAAGGAACGCGAAGAACTACTTCGTTTGCGACCGCGAGCTGCTGAATGACTCCGCCAGCACGGCGTCATGATCTTTCGCCGTTCCCTTGGGTGCTTCGATCTGACCAAGGCTCTCGAGAAACCGAAGCATCGGGCTGGAGCTCTGCCGCTCTTCAACGGGACGCTTGGGAGTTCGCATAAATGAAATATTGATACGATCTCACAATCGCCGCCACCTCGTGGCCGTCCGCTGTTGCTGTTCTTCGCGCCCTTCGCGGCCCTCCGCGCCCTTCGCGTGAACCAGCGATCCCTCCCCACGCACCGACGCCGTCCGAAGCGCACCGCATCCCCCCGATCCACCACCCACCGCGATAGCTTCCCCCCATGGCTTCCGACTCCACTTTCCTCGGCGATCTCCCTCCCGACGACTTCCGTGCTGCGGCCCATGCCGCCGTGGACTGGATCGCTGATTACCTCGAACACGCCACGCAGCTGCCGGTGAAAAGCCGGGTGCAGCCGGGCGCCATTCGGGCCGCGTTACCCGCGTCGGCGCCGGCGCAAGGCGAACCGCTCGAGGCCATGCTGCGCGATTTCCGCGACACCATCATGCCCGGCATCACGCACTGGAATCATCCCGGGTTCTTCGCCTACTTCGCCAACAGCGCGTCATATCCCGGCATCCTGGGTGAACTGCTGGCGGCCGGCCTCAACGCCAACGGCATGTTGTGGGTGACCAGTCCCGCCGTGACCGAGCTGGAACAGGTGTCGCTCGATTGGCTGCGACAGCTGATGGGCATGGGCGATGGATGGTTCGGGCAGATCACCGACACGGCCAGCGTCAGCACCTTCTACGCCTTGGCCGCGGCGCGTGAGCAGGCCGGCCTCGACGTGCGCATGCAAGGCATGGCCGGACGCGCCGACATGCCGCGCCTGCGCGTGTACTGCAGCGAGCACGCCCACTCGTCGATCGACAAAGCGGTGATCGCCCTCGGACTCGGCCACGAGAACCTCGTGAAGATCCCCGCCGACGAAAGCTTCCGCATGCGCCCCGATGCGCTCGAGTCGGCGATTCAGGCCGACATCGCGGCGGGCTTCCGTCCAATCGCCGTGGTGCCGTGCGTGGGAACGACCAGCATGACCAGCGTGGATCCCGTGCGCGCTGTGGTGCGCATTGCGCGCGCACATGGCTGCTGGGTGCATGTCGATGCGGCGTACGGTGGTGTGACCGCGATCGTACCCGAGATGCGGCATCTCATGGACGGCACCGACGACGCCGACTCGTTCGTGGTGAATCCACACAAGTGGCTGTTCACCCCGATGGATTGCTCGGTGATGTACACGAAGCATCCGGAGGCCCTTAAGCGCGCCTTCGCGCTGCTGCCCGAGTACTTGATCACGAGCACGCAAGATGAGACGGTGAACCTGATGGACTACGGCATTCAACTGGGTCGCCGGTTCCGCTCACTGAAGCTGTGGATGGTGATGCGTGCGTACGGCGCCGAAGGCATCGCCGAGCGCATTCGCTTTCATTGTGACCTGGCGCGCGACTTTGCCGGCATGGTGCATTTCGAGAGCGGTGGATGGGAGATCACGGCGCCCGTCACGATGTCGCTGGTGTGTTTCCGCTACGCGCCGGCCGGTTTGAGCGAAGCCGACATCGCACGGGTGAACGCGGCGATCATGGAGCGCGTGAACGCCGATGGTCGAGCGTATCTGTCGCACACAAAACTGAACGGGAAGTACACGCTTCGACTGGCGATCGGCAACATCCGCACCGATCGCCGCCACGTGGAAACCGCGTGGGCCGATCTGCGCGCCGCGGCCGCGGCCGCGACCGCGAGTACGTAGCGGGAACACTGACAGGATCTCGGGGAAGCGCCTACCGCGCGTGTTTCGAGGGACGGATAGAAATAGGCATATCGCATAAGCCTTTTCTTCCTCCACCACGCCCATGACTCGTTTCTGCAAACTCTCCGCCGCCGCGCTGCTCCTGCTCGCGGCCTGCTCCTCCGCTGCTGAGAAGGCCGAGACCAGCGCCAGCACATCAGACGCGGCCGCCGCGGTCGGCGGGCAAGAGGCGGTCGATGACACCGTCTCGCAGCCGAATGTCGTGCGCGTGGCACTCGGCTCGAAGGACCACACGACGCTCGTCGCCGCACTCAAGGCCGCGGATCTCGTGAGTTCGCTGGCCAACGCCGGTCCGTTCACGGTGTTCGCGCCTACCAACGCCGCGTTCGACAAGCTCCCCGCCGGCACCGTGGAGTCGCTGCTCAAGCCGGAGAACAAGCTCTCACTCAAGACCGTGCTGCACCATCATGTCACCACCTCTGCGCTGGACGTGGCAGATCTCACCGATGGACAGTTGCTCGGCATGGTCGATGGCGTCAGCGAGACCATCACGAAAAAGGATGGTGCCACCTACATCGGTGGCGCCAAGGTGATTGCTTCTGTCCGCGC
Coding sequences:
- a CDS encoding pyridoxal-dependent decarboxylase yields the protein MASDSTFLGDLPPDDFRAAAHAAVDWIADYLEHATQLPVKSRVQPGAIRAALPASAPAQGEPLEAMLRDFRDTIMPGITHWNHPGFFAYFANSASYPGILGELLAAGLNANGMLWVTSPAVTELEQVSLDWLRQLMGMGDGWFGQITDTASVSTFYALAAAREQAGLDVRMQGMAGRADMPRLRVYCSEHAHSSIDKAVIALGLGHENLVKIPADESFRMRPDALESAIQADIAAGFRPIAVVPCVGTTSMTSVDPVRAVVRIARAHGCWVHVDAAYGGVTAIVPEMRHLMDGTDDADSFVVNPHKWLFTPMDCSVMYTKHPEALKRAFALLPEYLITSTQDETVNLMDYGIQLGRRFRSLKLWMVMRAYGAEGIAERIRFHCDLARDFAGMVHFESGGWEITAPVTMSLVCFRYAPAGLSEADIARVNAAIMERVNADGRAYLSHTKLNGKYTLRLAIGNIRTDRRHVETAWADLRAAAAAATAST
- a CDS encoding fasciclin domain-containing protein; translation: MTRFCKLSAAALLLLAACSSAAEKAETSASTSDAAAAVGGQEAVDDTVSQPNVVRVALGSKDHTTLVAALKAADLVSSLANAGPFTVFAPTNAAFDKLPAGTVESLLKPENKLSLKTVLHHHVTTSALDVADLTDGQLLGMVDGVSETITKKDGATYIGGAKVIASVRASNGWVHVIDGVLVPPSK